A region of Larimichthys crocea isolate SSNF chromosome X, L_crocea_2.0, whole genome shotgun sequence DNA encodes the following proteins:
- the abcd3a gene encoding ATP-binding cassette sub-family D member 3a isoform X2, with amino-acid sequence MAAFSRYLTARNSSIAGGLLLVLYLLRHRRRAPRQSSTKGDSDLLLNTEKDGRKDRAAVDRVFLLRILRIVGIMVPRVFCMETGYLIFIAAMLVARTYCDVWMIQNGTMIESGIISRDISLFKRHFYSYISVIPGIALVNNFLKLGLNELKLRFRERLTKNLYDQYLQGFTYYKMGNLDNRIANADQLLTQDVEKFCNSVVDLYSNLSKPLLDIGLYIFKLTSAIGAQGPAIMMAYLLISGLFLTRLRRPIGKMTVTEQRYEGEYRYVNSRLITNSEEIAFYNGNMREKQTIYSTFKKLVDHLHNFIFFRFSMGFVDSIIAKYLATVVGYLVVSRPFLNLSHPRHMHSSHSELLEDYYQSGRMLLRMSQALGRIVLAGREMTRLSGFTARITELMKVLKELNAGRYERTMVSQQEKDTVGKLQLVPGRGQITNRDNIIKFEHTPLATPNGDILIRDLTFEVRSGTNVLVCGPNGCGKSSLFRALGELWPLFGGHLTKPDRGKLFYVPQRPYMTLGSLRDQVIYPDTHEEQRRKGISDQVLKEYLDNVQLGHILDREGSWDIVQDWMDVLSGGEKQRMAMARLFYHKPQFAILDECTSAVSVDVEDYIYSHCRTVGITLFTVSHRKSLWKHHEYYLHMDGRGNYEFKPITEETVEFGS; translated from the exons ATGGCGGCCTTCAGCAGATACCTGACAGCCAGGAACTCGTCCATAGCAGGCgggctgctgctggttctgtaCCTGCTCAGACACAGGAGAAGGGCTCCCAGACAGTCCAG TACAAAGGGAGACTCTGATCTATTGCTGAACACTGAG AAAGATGGCAGGAAAGACCGTGCAGCAGTGGACAGGGTGTTCCTGCTCCGAATCCTCAGGATCGTGGGGATCATGGTGCCTCGAGTTTTTTGCATGGAG ACAGGGTACCTTATCTTTATCGCCGCCATGTTGGTGGCCAGGACCTACTGTGACGTATGGATGATCCAGAACGGCACCATGATTGAAAG CGGTATTATAAGCAGAGACATCAGTCTATTCAAGAGGCACTTTTATTCCTACATATCAGTCATACCGGGG ATAGCCTTGGTGAACAACTTCCTGAAGTTGGGCCTAAACGAACTGAAGCTGAGGTTTCGTGAGAGGCTCACAAAGAACTTGTATGACCAGTACCTGCA AGGTTTCACCTACTACAAAATGGGAAACCTGGACAACCGGATAGCTAATGCAGACCAGCTGCTGACACAGGATGTGGAGAAATTCTGTAACAGTGTTGTGGACCTTTACTCCAATCTCAGCAAG CCTTTGTTGGATATTGGTCTGTACATCTTCAAGCTGACAAGTGCCATTGGTGCTCAG GGTCCAGCTATCATGATGGCCTACCTGCTGATCTCAGGTCTTTTTCTGACCCGACTGAGGAGGCCCATAGGCAAGATGACAGTCACAGAGCAGCGCTACGAGGGAGAGTACCGCTACGTCAACTCTCGCCTCATCACCAACAG tGAGGAGATTGCCTTCTATAACGGGAACATGAGGGAAAAACAGACCATTTACAGCACGTTCAAGAAACTG GTGGACCACTTGCATAACTTCATCTTCTTTCGCTTCTCCATGGGGTTTGTGGACAGTATCATTGCCAAGT ACTTGGCCACTGTGGTGGGCTACTTGGTGGTTAGCCGGCCATTCCTAAACCTGTCGCACCCACGACACATGCACAGCTCACACTCTGAGCTGCTGGAG GACTACTACCAGAGTGGGAGGATGCTGCTGAGAATGTCCCAGGCCCTGGGAAGGATCGTACTGGCTGGCAGAGAAATGACTCGCCTCTCAGG GTTCACAGCTCGTATCACTGAACTGATGAAGGTCCTGAAGGAGCTGAACGCTGGCAGATATGAACGCACAATGGTCTCCCAGCAGGAGAAGG ACACTGTGGGGAAACTCCAGCTCGTGCCTGGAAGAGGTCAAATCACCAACAGAGATAACATCATCAA atttgaaCATACTCCACTCGCAACACCTAATGGAGACATCTTGATCAGAGACCTCACATTTGAG GTGAGGTCTGGCACCAATGTTCTTGTGTGTGGACCAAATGGCTGTGGAAAGAGCTCTCTGTTCAGAGCACTTGGAGAG ctctggCCTTTGTTTGGAGGACACCTGACAAAACCTGACAGAGGGAAGCTCTTCTACGTTCCCCAG agacCCTACATGACTCTAGGTTCTTTGAGGGATCAAGTCATTTACCCTGACACCCAtgaagaacagaggaggaaaggcATCTCTGATCAG GTGTTGAAGGAATACCTGGACAATGTTCAGCTGGGTCACATCCTCGACAGGGAGGGCAGCTGGGACATAGTCCAGGACTGGATGGACGTGCTCAGCGGAGGAGAGAAGCAGAGGATGGCT aTGGCCAGGCTGTTCTACCACAAGCCCCAGTTTGCCATCCTGGATGAGTGCACCAGTGCAGTGAGTGTGGATGTGGAGGACTACATCTACAGCCACTGCAGGACG GTGGGCATCACCTTGTTCACAGTGTCCCACCGAAAGTCCCTGTGGAAGCACCACGAG TATTATCTCCACATGGATGGGAGAGGGAACTACGAGTTCAAGCCCATCACAGAGGAAACTGTGGAGTTTGGCTCGTAA
- the abcd3a gene encoding ATP-binding cassette sub-family D member 3a isoform X1: protein MAAFSRYLTARNSSIAGGLLLVLYLLRHRRRAPRQSSTKGDSDLLLNTEKDGRKDRAAVDRVFLLRILRIVGIMVPRVFCMETGYLIFIAAMLVARTYCDVWMIQNGTMIESAIIGRSTKDFKTFLFSFMKFMPIIALVNNFLKLGLNELKLRFRERLTKNLYDQYLQGFTYYKMGNLDNRIANADQLLTQDVEKFCNSVVDLYSNLSKPLLDIGLYIFKLTSAIGAQGPAIMMAYLLISGLFLTRLRRPIGKMTVTEQRYEGEYRYVNSRLITNSEEIAFYNGNMREKQTIYSTFKKLVDHLHNFIFFRFSMGFVDSIIAKYLATVVGYLVVSRPFLNLSHPRHMHSSHSELLEDYYQSGRMLLRMSQALGRIVLAGREMTRLSGFTARITELMKVLKELNAGRYERTMVSQQEKDTVGKLQLVPGRGQITNRDNIIKFEHTPLATPNGDILIRDLTFEVRSGTNVLVCGPNGCGKSSLFRALGELWPLFGGHLTKPDRGKLFYVPQRPYMTLGSLRDQVIYPDTHEEQRRKGISDQVLKEYLDNVQLGHILDREGSWDIVQDWMDVLSGGEKQRMAMARLFYHKPQFAILDECTSAVSVDVEDYIYSHCRTVGITLFTVSHRKSLWKHHEYYLHMDGRGNYEFKPITEETVEFGS from the exons ATGGCGGCCTTCAGCAGATACCTGACAGCCAGGAACTCGTCCATAGCAGGCgggctgctgctggttctgtaCCTGCTCAGACACAGGAGAAGGGCTCCCAGACAGTCCAG TACAAAGGGAGACTCTGATCTATTGCTGAACACTGAG AAAGATGGCAGGAAAGACCGTGCAGCAGTGGACAGGGTGTTCCTGCTCCGAATCCTCAGGATCGTGGGGATCATGGTGCCTCGAGTTTTTTGCATGGAG ACAGGGTACCTTATCTTTATCGCCGCCATGTTGGTGGCCAGGACCTACTGTGACGTATGGATGATCCAGAACGGCACCATGATTGAAAG TGCAATTATCGGCCGCTCAACAAAAGATTTCAAGACCTTCTTGTTCAGCTTTATGAAATTCATGCCAATT ATAGCCTTGGTGAACAACTTCCTGAAGTTGGGCCTAAACGAACTGAAGCTGAGGTTTCGTGAGAGGCTCACAAAGAACTTGTATGACCAGTACCTGCA AGGTTTCACCTACTACAAAATGGGAAACCTGGACAACCGGATAGCTAATGCAGACCAGCTGCTGACACAGGATGTGGAGAAATTCTGTAACAGTGTTGTGGACCTTTACTCCAATCTCAGCAAG CCTTTGTTGGATATTGGTCTGTACATCTTCAAGCTGACAAGTGCCATTGGTGCTCAG GGTCCAGCTATCATGATGGCCTACCTGCTGATCTCAGGTCTTTTTCTGACCCGACTGAGGAGGCCCATAGGCAAGATGACAGTCACAGAGCAGCGCTACGAGGGAGAGTACCGCTACGTCAACTCTCGCCTCATCACCAACAG tGAGGAGATTGCCTTCTATAACGGGAACATGAGGGAAAAACAGACCATTTACAGCACGTTCAAGAAACTG GTGGACCACTTGCATAACTTCATCTTCTTTCGCTTCTCCATGGGGTTTGTGGACAGTATCATTGCCAAGT ACTTGGCCACTGTGGTGGGCTACTTGGTGGTTAGCCGGCCATTCCTAAACCTGTCGCACCCACGACACATGCACAGCTCACACTCTGAGCTGCTGGAG GACTACTACCAGAGTGGGAGGATGCTGCTGAGAATGTCCCAGGCCCTGGGAAGGATCGTACTGGCTGGCAGAGAAATGACTCGCCTCTCAGG GTTCACAGCTCGTATCACTGAACTGATGAAGGTCCTGAAGGAGCTGAACGCTGGCAGATATGAACGCACAATGGTCTCCCAGCAGGAGAAGG ACACTGTGGGGAAACTCCAGCTCGTGCCTGGAAGAGGTCAAATCACCAACAGAGATAACATCATCAA atttgaaCATACTCCACTCGCAACACCTAATGGAGACATCTTGATCAGAGACCTCACATTTGAG GTGAGGTCTGGCACCAATGTTCTTGTGTGTGGACCAAATGGCTGTGGAAAGAGCTCTCTGTTCAGAGCACTTGGAGAG ctctggCCTTTGTTTGGAGGACACCTGACAAAACCTGACAGAGGGAAGCTCTTCTACGTTCCCCAG agacCCTACATGACTCTAGGTTCTTTGAGGGATCAAGTCATTTACCCTGACACCCAtgaagaacagaggaggaaaggcATCTCTGATCAG GTGTTGAAGGAATACCTGGACAATGTTCAGCTGGGTCACATCCTCGACAGGGAGGGCAGCTGGGACATAGTCCAGGACTGGATGGACGTGCTCAGCGGAGGAGAGAAGCAGAGGATGGCT aTGGCCAGGCTGTTCTACCACAAGCCCCAGTTTGCCATCCTGGATGAGTGCACCAGTGCAGTGAGTGTGGATGTGGAGGACTACATCTACAGCCACTGCAGGACG GTGGGCATCACCTTGTTCACAGTGTCCCACCGAAAGTCCCTGTGGAAGCACCACGAG TATTATCTCCACATGGATGGGAGAGGGAACTACGAGTTCAAGCCCATCACAGAGGAAACTGTGGAGTTTGGCTCGTAA